The following coding sequences lie in one Chanos chanos chromosome 4, fChaCha1.1, whole genome shotgun sequence genomic window:
- the eef1db gene encoding eukaryotic translation elongation factor 1 delta b (guanine nucleotide exchange protein), translating to MTGVDYLAQEKIWFDKSRYDEAERRFYERMNGPTSAPTFTTQDSGANSILQDIARARENIQKSLAGTAVPSSVDTGELITRMKNLEVENQNLHKVVEELRTALSKLEGRVAVLEKRPAAVVNAAPTAPQKTPVVTTDNGNEETDDDDDDDDLDLFGSDDEEDEDAKRLKEQRVKEYAERKAKKPALIAKSSILLDVKPWDDETDMSKLEECVRSVQADGLVWGSSKLVPVGYGIKKLQIQCVVEDDKVGTDMLEEEITKFEDYVQSVDVAAFNKI from the exons ATGACTGGAGTAGATTATTTGGCTCAGGAGAAGATCTGGTTTGATAAGTCGCGCTACGATGAGGCCGAGAGGCGGTTCTATGAGAGGATGAATGGTCCCACCTCAGCTCCAACATTTACCACACAG gactCAGGAGCCAACAGTATTCTGCAGGATATTGCCAGAGCGCGGGAAAATATCCAGAAATCTCTTGCAGGA ACTGCAGTACCCAGTTCTGTGGATACTGGAGAACTTATAACGCGCATGAAGAACCTGGAGGTGGAGAATCAGAATCTACACAAAG TGGTGGAGGAGTTACGCACTGCACTGTCAAAGTTAGAGGGTAGAGTGGCTGTTCTAGAGAAGAGACCAGCAGCAGTAGTCAACGCAGCACCT ACCGCCCCTCAGAAAACCCCAGTTGTGACAACAGATAACGGAAATGAAGagactgatgatgatgatgacgacgatgaccTGGACCTTTTTGGcagtgatgatgaggaagatgaggacgCTAAGAGACTCAAAGAGCAGAGGGTCAAGGAGTATGCCGAGAGGAAGGCGAAGAAACCCGCCCTCATCGCCAAATCCTCAATCTTACTGGACGTCAAGCCT TGGGACGATGAGACTGACATGAGCAAGTTAGAAGAGTGTGTTCGATCAGTCCAAGCAGATGGCTTAGTATGGGGCTCATCTAAACTGGTTCCTGTTGGTTACGGGATCAAGAAGCTGCAGATTCAGTGCGTGGTCGAGGACGACAAGGTGGGAACGGACATGTTGGAAGAGGAGATCACGAAGTTTGAAGACTAC GTTCAGAGCGTGGACGTAGCAGCTTTTAACAAGAtttaa
- the LOC115809354 gene encoding E3 ubiquitin-protein ligase TRIM11 has protein sequence MASSSLNEDLSCSICLDTFSNPSTLPCGHSYCMRCIGNYWDQQCGKGTYNCPQCRQTFPKRPPLSKNTLLSSMLEKLSRVGLAETHPSAPPAPPEYSFQFPSFVIDHHETQRLLMIQQKQLQQQELRLALQTFNRSANAIERDRAELFSALSEWIQCCGEKVQNLIQNQREHQNMLAEEQLQKLEQEVHQLTHAQGTWQGCEMSAGSPVNSTISFSEVGSVMKKLQPKLEKDWSKMYNVLVHTVHQVCVFDPVQKSGTLQVSHGPQPGTREEHLKYWVELTIEPLSVHQELILSDGDRSLHRGQVQPYRNHPERFDCWGQALARQPLTGRCYWEVKWVGKQVDMGVAYGTMGRKGWGNDCGLGRNSQSWSIRCIGSKYVYCHDNQTTSVTVSAPHGGVGRIGVYLDHGAGLLAFYSVNDMQTPPTLTLLHSINTQFNQPLYFAVWIDTCSNVTLKVKRE, from the exons ATGGCATCTTCATCACTGAATGAGGATTTGAGCTGCAGCATTTGTTTGGACACATTCTCCAATCCGTCCACTCTACCATGCGGTCACAGTTACTGCATGCGCTGCATTGGCAATTACTGGGACCAGCAATGCGGCAAGGGTACATACAACTGcccccagtgcagacagaccttcCCCAAACGACCTCCTCTCTCCAAGAACACACTCTTGTCCTCCATGCTGGAGAAGCTGAGTAGAGTGGGACTCGCGGAGACCCAtccctctgctcctcctgctccacCAGAATACAGTTTCCAGTTCCCCTCCTTTGTGATTGACCATCATGAGACACAG aggTTGCTGATGATCCAGCAgaagcagctgcagcagcaggaaCTCAGACTCGCCCTTCAGACTTTTAAT aggagcgCGAATGCCATAGAAAGGGACCGGGCTGAACTGTTCTCAGCGCTGTCAGAGTGGATACAATGTTGTGGTGAGAAGGTGCAAAATCTGATCCAGAATCAGAGGGAGCACCAGAACATGCTCGCAGAGGAACAGCTTCAGAAACTGGAGCAAGAAGTCCACCAACTGACTCATGCACAG GGCACATGGCAAGGGTGTGAGATGTCAGCTGGTTCTCCTGTAAACTCAACTATCTCTTTTAGTGAGGTTGGTTCAGTCATGAAGAAATTACAGCCAAAACTGGAGAAAGACTGGAGCAAGATGTACAACGTCCTTGTACATACAG TgcatcaggtgtgtgtgtttgatcctgTACAGAAGTCTG GAACTCTCCAAGTTTCCCATGGACCCCAACCTGGAACTAGAGAGGAGCATTTAAAAT acTGGGTGGAGCTGACAATAGAGCCACTGTCGGTTCACCAGGAGCTGATCCTGTCTGATGGGGACCGGTCTCTCCATCGTGGCCAAGTTCAACCGTACCGTAACCACCCTGAGCGTTTTGATTGCTGGGGGCAAGCGCTGGCACGACAGCCGCTAACTGGTCGTTGCTACTGGGAAGTAAAGTGGGTGGGTAAGCAGGTCGACATGGGGGTTGCTTACGGGACTATGGGCAGGAAGGGTTGGGGTAACGACTGCGGACTTGGACGAAACAGCCAATCCTGGAGCATCCGTTGCATTGGGTCCAAGTATGTTTATTGTCATGACAACCAGACTACCTCAGTTACAGTGTCTGCCCCACATGGAGGAGTAGGTCGGATTGGTGTGTACCTAGATCATGGGGCGGGGCTTCTGGCCTTCTATAGTGTAAATGACATGCAGACTCCACCCACTTTAACACTCCTGCACAGCATAAATACACAATTCAACCAGCCACTGTATTTTGCTGTGTGGATTGACACCTGCTCCAATGTCACATTGAAAGTGAAAAGAGAATAA